GATGCCGCTCGGAAACGTTAAAGGGCCGGCCACCGAGGGCGGTTATACCCGTCCGCATGGCCAGCCACTCGAGGTCATCCACTAGCTTACCAGCCGTGGTTACCACGGATGATGTTGTTCAGGTGCGGGCGGACGTCGAAGAAGTAGACGCCGATCGCCACCGCACCGAACCACGCAATGAATGGGAAACGCAGCAGGCAGACGGCCGCGGCGCCGCCGACGATGGCGACCCACACCCACTTGCCCTGGCGCCCGGCGGCCTCAAAAGCGTCCTCGCGGGTCGTGGCCGCCAAAACGGCACCGCCGATGCCGGCGATGCCCACCAGCATAAACAGCAGGTTGCGAACTAGCGCTGGCACGGTGAGGATGAAGCCCACCGAACCCAATGTGCCAAGGTCCATCACGCGCGGGACTCTCCCTCTGGGTTAAAGCTAAACGGTGCTGTTGCCGTTGTCGCCATCATGGTCACGGATAACTTCCCCGTCAATGATATCCTCCGCCTTCTGCTCGCCCGAATCCGGGCGGGAGACCTGCTCGGATACCTTCGCAATGAGCGTGTCCAGGCGCTCGCGCAGATCCTTGACAACCCCCTCGGCATCCACGTCGGACTCCTCGGCGCGGTTGCGCACACCGGCGACCGCCTGGTTGAAGGTCTCCTTCACCTCGCCTAACGCGTTGCTGAAGGCGGCCTTCGCCTCGTCAGCCTGGCCGGACTGAGCTGCGGCGCTGCCCGCGCGGGAAACGGAGCCCGCGACGTCGCGGAAGATGGCCTCGGCATCGGTGGCGAACGTCGTCGCGGCGGCGCGGAAGTCACGGTCGTTGTCCGCGGAGTTGAACGCGCCGCGCGCATTGTCGACGGCGCCACGCAGCTGCTGCAGCAGGCCCTCTTGCGGGGATGCATCAGCGGCGGCGTGCGCCCCCGTCGGCTCGGTTGCACTGCGGTCCTCGCGCAGCTTCGTGGCGAACTCGCTGACGACGCCGCCGACAGCGGAGCCCGCTGACAGCCAGGCCTCGCCCGCGCCGCGCAGGCTGTCCATGATCGAGTTGTTGTCGTTGTTGGAAGTCATCGTGGGCTCACTTTCGTGGGGCTAGTTAAAGAGCAGCTGAGACACAGTGTAAATGGCCAAGCCCGCCAGCGCACCGACTACGGTTCCGTTCAGGCGAATGAACTGCAGGTCCTTGCCCACCATGAGCTCGATCTTGTCGCTGGCCTCTTTGCCGTCCCACCGCGCGATGGTCTCGGAGATGATGCTGACGATCTCACCGGCACCGTTTTCCGCGAGGTACTTCGTCACCGCCGCGAGGCGGGTTTGCGCGCTGTGCGCCACCTGCGGATCCGTCTGCAGCTTGTCACCCCATTCGATGCACAACGACACCAGCTTGCGCCGCAGCGGGGATGCAGGGTTGGAGGAGGCGTCGATAAGCGCTTGCGAAACCTGCGCCCACAGCCCGCCGGCCGTCGAAGTCACGGCGTTCGAGCCCATCACGTCGGCCTTAATCGACTCGACGCGCGAGATCATGTCCGGGTCGAACTGCAGGTCCTGGGCGAACTGGTTGATGTGGCGACGCACGGCGCGGCGCGCCTCGTGCTGCGGGTCCGTGTCCATTTCGCGCATGAACTCCACCAGCTCGCGGTACACCCGCTCCCCGACC
Above is a window of Corynebacterium sanguinis DNA encoding:
- a CDS encoding CGLAU_01105 family protein, which gives rise to MTSNNDNNSIMDSLRGAGEAWLSAGSAVGGVVSEFATKLREDRSATEPTGAHAAADASPQEGLLQQLRGAVDNARGAFNSADNDRDFRAAATTFATDAEAIFRDVAGSVSRAGSAAAQSGQADEAKAAFSNALGEVKETFNQAVAGVRNRAEESDVDAEGVVKDLRERLDTLIAKVSEQVSRPDSGEQKAEDIIDGEVIRDHDGDNGNSTV
- a CDS encoding DUF2516 family protein, yielding MDLGTLGSVGFILTVPALVRNLLFMLVGIAGIGGAVLAATTREDAFEAAGRQGKWVWVAIVGGAAAVCLLRFPFIAWFGAVAIGVYFFDVRPHLNNIIRGNHGW